A DNA window from Vigna unguiculata cultivar IT97K-499-35 chromosome 10, ASM411807v1, whole genome shotgun sequence contains the following coding sequences:
- the LOC114167381 gene encoding granule-bound starch synthase 1, chloroplastic/amyloplastic-like — MATLTASSNLISGNSHAQHGPTASFESKSVAMGFKSLKHTNPHNGLRILNPVDELLNRTPIKTNSVQAKRKGLQGKNVKPKGVIICGMNLIFVGTEVGPWSKTGGLGDVLGGLPPALAGYGHRVMTIAPRYDQYKDAWDTSVVVELKVGDRTEKVRYFHCYKRGVDRVFVDHPLFLAKVWGKTGTKLYGPTTGDDYEDNQLRFSLFCQAALEAPRVLNLNSSKYFSGPYGEDVVFIANDWHTALIPCYLKSMYQSVGIYKNARVALCIHNIAYQGRFAFADYALLNLPDQFKSSFDFIDGHLKPVVGRKINWMKAGIIESWFVITVSPNYAKELLSGPDKGVELDNILRKIEDRFIGIVNGMDVQEWNPSSDKYIAVKYDASTVLEAKALLKEALQAEVGLPVDRNIPLIGFIGRLEEQKGSDILAEAIPQFIKENVQLVALGTGKKQMEKQLQELEIAYPDKARGVAKFNVPLAHMIIAGADFILVPSRFEPCGLIQLQAMRYGTVPIVASTGGLVDTVKEGFTGFQMGSFNVECEAVDAADVDAIAKTVTRALAVYGTPAFTEMIQNCMAQDLSWKGPAKKWEEVLLSLGVPGSEPGSEDGEEIAPQAKENVATP; from the exons ATGGCAACTTTGACTGCTTCAAGTAACTTGATCTCTGGAAATTCTCATGCCCAACATGGACCAACTGCATCATTTGAGTCTAAATCAGTGGCAATGGGATTTAAATCTCTAAAGCACACCAATCCTCATAATGGACTGAGAATTTTGAACCCAGTGGATGAGCTACTTAACAGGACCCCAATCAAAACCAACTCAGTACAAGCTAAGAGGAAGGGACTTCAAGGCAAGAATGTCAAGCCTAAAGGTGTAATCATATGTGGcatgaatttgatttttgttggAACGGAGGTGGGTCCATGGAGCAAAACTGGTGGGTTAGGAGATGTTCTTGGAGGTCTTCCACCAGCATTAGCA GGTTATGGACATCGAGTTATGACTATCGCTCCACGTTATGACCAATACAAAGATGCCTGGGATACAAGTGTTGTGGTTGAG CTGAAAGTAGGGGATAGAACTGAAAAGGTTCGCTACTTCCATTGCTATAAGAGGGGAGTTGATCGTGTCTTTGTGGATCACCCTTTGTTTCTTGCAAAG GTCTGGGGGAAAACCGGAACCAAACTTTATGGACCAACTACAGGAGATGATTATGAAGACAACCAACTACGTTTTAGTCTATTTTGCCAG GCAGCTTTGGAAGCACCAAGAGTTCTCAATCTCAATTCCAGTAAATATTTCTCTGGACCATATG gTGAAGATGTAGTTTTCATCGCCAACGATTGGCACACCGCCCTTATCCCCTGTTACTTGAAATCTATGTACCAGTCAGTAGGCATCTATAAGAATGCTCGA GTTGCTCTATGTATCCACAACATTGCTTACCAAGGAAGATTTGCATTCGCAGACTATGCACTTCTAAACCTCCCTGACCAATTTAAAAGCTCCTTTGACTTTATTGATGG GCATCTTAAACCAGTGGTTGGAAGGAAAATCAATTGGATGAAAGCTGGAATTATAGAATCATGGTTTGTGATAACTGTTAGTCCAAACTATGCTAAAGAACTATTGTCAGGTCCAGACAAAGGTGTGGAACTGGACAACATCCTTCGCAAAATTGAAGATCGTTTCATTGGAATTGTGAATGGCATGGATGTTCAGGAGTGGAATCCATCCAGTGACAAGTATATAGCCGTCAAATACGATGCTTCAACA GTTTTGGAAGCAAAGGCTCTTTTGAAAGAAGCCCTCCAAGCAGAAGTTGGATTGCCGGTGGACAGAAATATTCCTCTCATTGGTTTCATTGGTAGGCTTGAAGAGCAAAAGGGTTCAGATATTCTTGCAGAAGCCATTCCCCAATTTATCAAGGAGAATGTTCAGCTGGTAGCCCTA GGAACAGGAAAAAAACAAATGGAAAAACAGCTTCAGGAACTTGAAATTGCATACCCTGACAAGGCCAGAGGAGTGGCAAAATTCAATGTTCCCCTGGCCCACATGATAATTGCTGGTGCTGATTTTATATTGGTTCCTAGCAGATTTGAGCCTTGTGGTCTCATTCAGTTACAAGCTATGCGCTATGGAACA GTACCTATTGTTGCCTCAACCGGTGGATTAGTTGACACTGTTAAAGAAGGCTTCACAGGATTTCAGATGGGTTCCTTCAATGTAGAG TGTGAAGCTGTGGATGCTGCTGATGTGGATGCTATAGCAAAGACTGTCACAAGGGCCCTTGCAGTCTACGGAACTCCAGCTTTCACAGAAATGATCCAGAATTGCATGGCTCAAGATCTTTCATGGAAG GGACCTGCGAAGAAGTGGGAGGAAGTGCTGCTAAGCTTGGGAGTTCCTGGTAGTGAACCTGGATCTGAGGATGGAGAAGAAATTGCTCCACAGGCAAAGGAAAACGTGGCAACTCCATAA